GGGGAAAATGAAACCAATACCCTTATTACTCAAAGTTATTCTGCTTTCGACTATACCATCTGACACAAGTGCATGATTGAAAATTCCTTCTGCAACTTGTCTCACTGCAATCAGCGCCACGTTCTCCCCCGCCAGCATGTGACGCATGACCTCTGGGCGGGGCCTACAGATGAACCCGCTAGACCTGCCTGTGTAATAGGTATAACGTATGTCAAATGGGCGATATAGAACGGGCACGACCTTCTCGCGGGTGGGGCCTGATTCGAGCAGGTCCTTCTGAGCCAGTTCTACTTTCCAGTCGCTCGAATCCTTGCCAAGCTTGTATCCTTGCCGTGCATATTCCGGCTCCATCCGGGAGAAAACAGTTACCGTCCGCCACATTTCCTCCGGTGACCAGTGAATCGTCAGGTTGTCTCGAGCAGTCACGATACCCACACTGTTGACGGGAAAAAGTTCCGTTACGTGAATGAAGGTATTGTAAGAAGCCGTCAGAGTTTCATCCCGCGGCACGAATAAGTAGAACGGCGACCTGGGCTGCAAGTCCTGCCATGAAGTGGCGGTTATGTCATGTTTTGTCAGCCAGGTGTATTTTGACTCCTGAGTGCCCCAAAGTTCGGTGTGACTCATGGTCACGTCGCCATTTTTTTTCTTTCCGCCGCGCTTGATGAAGAAAGCGATAGCGGCGCCCTGTCTGATGTCGAAGACGTTTTCGTCCTTGCCGCCGTCCGGGCATGTTTCCTTCTTGAGAGAATTGCCGTGAAGGTCAAGGATGTAAATGTCGTCGAAGGTCCGCATCAGGCTCTGTCGCATGCCTCGGAAAGTCGGGTTGTCAAGGTACGAATGGTTGGTGATCATCCCGACAACACCGCGCCCTGCCTGTTCGATCTTCCATTGTGCAAACCGAAGGAACTTGACATAATCATCCTGGAGCCATTTGGGATTCTTTTCGCCGAGCGGCTTTCCGTCCACCTGCTTGTAGTCGTCAATCTTACCCAGAATCCAAGCGCCCCGGTTGACGGAATGCCCAGAATACGGCGGATTGCCGAGGATTACAAGTATAGGTGTCTGTTTCTTGATCTTGCCAGCGAGATGCGATTCTTCGGCGAGTGAAGCAATGCCCGGGATACGGGTCTGTTCGAGTTCTTCCATGTCAAGGGTATTGGTGAGATAGAAGGGAACCCGTTCATCGTCGGCAAGGCGGTGGCCGAGTTCCTCAAGAAAGAAGCTCATCTTGAGATGTCCTACTGCATAAGGAGCCATCATCAGTTCGAAGGCATAGAAGTTACGGAGTATGTGGCGGCGGATGAACTCCCCGCGGGCCCCAGCGCCGTACTTGCTTTCGAATTCATGAACTGCCTCCTGCGCGGCGCGGGCGATAAAAGTCATGGTGCCGGCGGCAGGGTCGAGGAGTGTCACTCCTTCGGAAGCAAGACCGTCGGGCTTGCCGAACTCGGTCTTTAGAATCGTGTGCAGGGATCGGACGATATAGGAAACAACGGGTTCCGGGGTATAATAAACGCCCCGCCGTTCCCGCGTCTGAGGATCGTATTCCGCGAGGAAAGTTTCGTAAAAGTGTATAATGGGGTCTTTGCCTTTGCCCTCGTGATAATATTGGTGCAAGATATTATGGACATCGGTCACAGCAAGCACTTCCGATATGTCGTCGATGATCCATTCCATCTGACGGGGAAGCTTGCCCCTTGAAACGAATTCGAATACTTCGCGGAGAATTCCAATAGTCTGAGGGATGTTGTCATAGGCAAGCTTTCGGTTGAATCCGTTTTCCGAACGTGTCCGTGCGGCAAAAAGCCCGTATGTTATGGTCTGGGAATAAAGGTCTGCAAAATCATCAGGGGTGAGATCGGTTATAAGGAAATGTTTGAACGCTTCATAAAATCCGTGGATAAATCCCTTTTCCCCGTTCTCACGGAGTTCCTGGGCTATAACCTCATCTTTGAGGAACCGGGTTCGCTTGGCTAGTTCAAGAGCAAGTGATTTGGCATTTTGTACCTTGGGTAATGAGAATGAAAAGAATTTATCCAGCAGGTTCAGGAACGGCTGTTCATTCTCCACAATGAGAACTTCCCGGAGGTGCTTTACCTGATAAGGACGTGAAATAAAAATCGAATCGACTAATTTGCCGTCTCGGTAAAACCTGAATTCATGGAAATTGGTCAATATGAGATTGGGGAAAGTAGTGCGGTATCGAACAAGCTGTTCGGAATCTTCAATGATATCTAATCTCTCAACTGAAGGCGCTTTAGCTTCTATATATCCTACGATTTTTTGTTTGCCGTCCCAAATACGGAAATCCGGATTACCTGCTTCGGTACTTTTCGGAAGCGTGGTAATATGAATATTTCTTCTTCCAGTGGATTCAGCATAATTAGATAATAAATTTTCAAGAGTGGAATAATAGCTCTCTTCGCGGGCGTCTTCTCTATTCATAATCTCAAATACAGAACGAAGGTAATCTTTCAGCATAATTCATCCTTGCTCAAGAATTTCTCGGTTGAGAAATGATGATTCTGCAAAAAGTATCTTGTTGCTGTCGTCGCTCTAAAAAAACCTCACCCGGCCTTCGGCCACCCTCTCCTAATTAGGAGAGGGCAAGAACAAAGCGCATAGTGAGTTACCCCCTCTCCTGACTAGGAGAGGGGGACAGGGGGTGAGGTAAAGAAACACCAGAAAATTAAGTAAAATTTACTTTTTGCCGAATCATCAGAAATAATACAACCAGATATAGATTAATGCAAATGGAAAAGGGACATCTAATCATTTCTTGCTTTGCGAACTTTGCGAGAGATTTTTTTACTCGAACAGGATATGGACAGGAAAATCGGCGGGGATTTTTTTTCTGAGGTTGCGGACGGCGAACCGGTCCGGCACAATGGCGGTGATATCGGTTCGGGAAATGGCATCCAGGCTGACATCTCCCAAAACACGCCATTCTTTTTCCCAGACCCAATGGCCTTGGTCACCGGCGGCGTGGGTGAATGCACGGTTGCAGTTTAACGGCTCGATCCCAAAGGAATAATGCACCTCTTCCGCTCCCAGAGCGGCCAGCGCTTCTTTCCGCACCGCAATACCGTAAGGCTCGAAACTATACCTGCCGTAGCGCTTTCTCCAGCGCATCAATGCCAGGGCATCACCCGGGGAGAGAGCAGTGAACGCAGAGATAGGAACGGCTTCCGGCGTTTTCCAGTCCGAACCTCGAATTTTTTGCTCCCCGATGATCCGGCCGAGCGTTTCGCATGCATTGCGCGCGTAGACAGTGTTGTCTTTCAGGAGGTCATGGTATAAATCTCGGGATTTTTCTCCGGGCCATTTCCCCGGGCAGGTTCTCGTCCAGTGTACCAGCCATTCTCCCGGAGGCAGCGGCTTCCAGGGCCGTCCGGCCAGAGAATACCGGGGTATGAACCAGTTTTCTGTCCAGGGAATACGGAAATCATCCCTGATTTTGTTACGGTACTGAGGTTCGTTCATCATGCTTTCCAATCTCCCTCCCGGCCTGATCGATATGGGATACACTACATCGGCGGACTTAAGCGCCAGGCGGTCACGTCTGGGCCAGGAGTCCTTGGGGTGGGAGGGTGAGGGGATAGTATCTTCCGGCAGGAAGACAGGCGCTGTTTTTTGTGTATCAAGGGCATAATCATCGAGTATGGCCGAGAATTCAAGCCTTCCCTCCTTGGTGTCGCCTGCTTTCACTATGAGCCTGATGGACATGCCGGAGATTCCAGCCAGGTAGGTGACCAGGTCCCAGGAGACCGGTTCAGTGCTGCAGATGATTTCCACAGGCTTGGCGGACAGGTGACTCATGGCGCTGAGGGTGGCCTGGATCCAGCCTTCCGAGCCGATCGGGTATTTCCCGTGGGCGGAGTTGAGCAGGAGGATGTTCACAATTTCCTCAAAATCTGAAAAGCTTTTGGAAAGACTGCGGCTGTTTTTGGAACCACGGAATAATAATTGATTTTATTGGGAAAATGCCATAATTTTAATCTTTGAAGCAAGGCTTTTGCAAAAGTCGTGTTATATGAAAAAAATACGAGTTATTTTTACTATAGCCCCCTATCCCTCAATCCCTTTCCCCCCGTAGGGGGGCAAGGGAAGTAGTTGCTCCACAGTCATTTCCTCCCATCCAGGGGGAAGGATGTCCGAAGGACAGGAAGGGGGCTGTGTCAAAAATATCGACTTATGCAATTGGCTCGCATTAATGTAAAAGATAAATTTCCAAAAGGAGGTAATTATGCTGAAGTTGTCAATTCTTATTACTTTGTGTATGGTGGGATACGTTTCGCAATCCTCGGCGCAAAAGAAATTGCAGGAGGATGTCCTGAAAACCTCCCTTGGTGATCTCCGCATTACTTTTATCGGTCACGCCAGCCTGATGTTTACATTCAACGGTATGGTGATCCATGTGGATCCGGTCAGCGCTCAGGCGGATTATTCTCTGCTGCCCAAAGCCGATCTGGTGCTTATCACTCACGAACATGGGGATCATCTCGATTCAAAAGCCCTGGACATAATACGTACGGACAAGACGAAAATAATCCTGACAAATGCCTCTTCCGGCAGGGTAAGGGGAGGCATGGCCATGAAAAACGGCGATAGTATGACAGTGGATAATCTGCCCATCGAGGTTGTACCGGCCTATAACATCGTAAACAAACGACCGGACGGCAACCCTTTCCATCCAAAAGGAGTGGGTAACGGCTATATAATCACCTTTGGGGACAAGCGGGTATACATCGCCGGAGACTCGGAAAACACACCGGAAATGAAAGCCCTTAAAAACATTGATGCGGCATTTTTGCCGATGAATCTTCCCTACACCATGACTCCGGAGATGGTTGCCGATGCGGCAAAAGCTTTCCAGCCGAAAATCCTTTATCCTTACCATTACGGCGAAACCGATCCTTCACGGCTGGTACAGCTTTTAAAGGATTCCCCGAACATCGATGTACGGATTCGAAGTATGAAATAGCTGTTGATTCGCATGATTCCTTGATTAACTTGATTAGATGCCGAAACGAGTTCGGCATGACACGTGTCACCCTGAACTTGTTGCCGTTTCACGGGAACGATAAAACCGTTGCCGTTTCACGGGAACGATAAAACCGTTTCAGGGGGTCATCATGGCAATCCTTTAATCCCATGAATCATGGTTCAGACAATCTTACCCAACACAGAAATTTTTTTCTATGAAACGTTCCCTGCTGCTCTCTGTTCTTGCATTTGTTTTCCTTTTTTCCTCGGTAATCGTTTCCCAAGGAGCCGGAAAAGGCGCCCTCACGGTCACAACTTATCCGGTGCCCGGAAATGTGAAAGTCGACGGCAAAGATATAGGTAAAGCACCAGTCACCATCGTTCTTGACGAAGGCGGCCACGAGATTTCATTTTTAGACTACAGCTCACAGTATACCACACCGCCTGTACAGAAAATAATAATCAAAGCAGATGATAAGATACGTATCACCGGCATGTACACGAACAGGTTTGTTCCGCGAGAACCTCCCAAAAGCTTTTTCCCTGCCGATTCCCTTTTCGTATACGGGATGAAAGATCGTCCCCGGAAAGATGGCACGATATATGACTACATTGACGGGGGCGCCATCGTATATTTACGTCACGGGTTCCGTGAAACCACCCACGCCGCGTACCGCCGTCCGGGCGGTTCCACTCTTACCCTCGATATCTATGACATGGGAACCCCTGCCGGAGCCAGGGCAGGGTTCGATGATGAGGAAATCTGCCCGTCCGGTTTCGGTCAATCCGAGATCGGCGCTCCCTGTAAAACATACCATTATGAGCCGGATTATTTCCTCTATTTCCATAAATCCAGCTATCTCGTCTATGTTTCCACCAACAATGATTCGCTGAAGACATCGGTGGAAACCTTTGCCGCCATCGTCAGCAGAAATATCAAGTAGAAAAAAGTTTCCTCTTGAAAAGGAGTATGATACCATTATGAAAACAAGGCGCCAGCCGGTTATACTGATTTTTCTGGTTCTCTTCTGTTTTACGGGAAAACCGCACATGGCAGGAACCATCTATGCGGGGGAAATCCCTGATTCAATCCTGAAAAAGTATTCCGAAAATCTGTACATTATCCGGTCCGGCAGCGGTGAAACCTCTGAAAATGCAGCGGAAGCGGCCAGATTCGAGATTTCCAAATTCTTTGAGGCGAATATCCGCGGCGAGACTATGGTAAATCAATGGATGAAAGCTCGCACCGGAAAAGGTAAAACTGAGGAGATGCGAAGCACCGAAATTACCAATACTATCCGTATAGCCTCTTCTCGTGATATACCCGGCATTGAAATTGTCTCATCAAAGGGAGACAAATCGAGGAAGCAGTTTGAGGTCTGGGCTGCGCTCGAAAAAAAGTCGTACGCCAACTCTCTCCAGGAAAAGATCAGGAAAATCGATGAAGATGTTGATCGGAAACTGGCCGATAAAGAGGGAGGGGATATGCGCCGTGTCCGTCTTCTTTCCCAGTCCGCAAAGGTTCTAATGAGCCGCGAGCAGGCATTGGGCGACTTGAATCTCCTGAAACAGGGGCCGGATGTTCCCTCAAGAAGTTCTCTTTTTGCTGCGGTCATGAACAGTCTGGACAGTCTCATCGCCGGGGCTTTCGATACAGGGCTGGTTTTCAGCGGCGGCATGGATGAGAAAGTCAGATCAGCCATGATCAAGGGGATTGTGGATGCCGGAATACGGGTCAAGGAATATCCGGATTTCCAATCAGCGGTCGGCGCAGGAGTAGACCTGATCCTGTCGGTCGAGCACAAAGTCGATTTTCCGATCACGAAAGCGACGGCGTCTGGCAAAGATTTTGTTTTCACCTGGGCGAACTGGATGGTTTCCCTGAAAGCCATGGATTCCGCTACCCAGGAAATCATCGAAACCCTGGTTTTAAATGACAAGGTAAATGGAGGCAGCGAGGGGCAAGCCCGTGAACGCATGCTGAATGCCATGTTGAAAACCCAGGTACCCAAAATAACAACCTGGGCGTACGGTGTTATCTTTAAACCGGAGAAATAACAAAAAACCTTAATTGAGAATGGATGCCGAAACAAGTTCGGCATGACATGTGTCATTCTGAACTCGTTTCAGAATCTATTTAAAAAATACCACAATTTGATAAATCTTTCATAAATAATCCCGAAGGTACTGTATTCACATCTTTTTCTATGCGAGGTTTACCGTGAAAAAAGAACAAAGATACTCTTGGCATGTCTGGGCGAGGCTGATGGTCATTGCGGTTATCGCATTGTTCATGATCGCCCAGGTCAAAACGGTAAAGGTGAGCCGTGAGGCTCAGGGGCGGAGCGGTCCCGGCTCCTTTTACGAGCTGAAAGTGCTTATTCCTTCCGGGAAACGACTTCCGGTCATTGAAGTGAAGAAAAGCTGGTATAAAGTCCGGTTTGGCGACCAGGAAGTCTGGGTTTCCGAAAATTGCCTGCTCAACGATAAAAGCAGCAGCGCCGGGACGTTTGAGAATATGGCGCTGGACGATGCGGCAGTGAAGGCTTCGCCCGCCGCCATTTCCGCCGCCATCAAGGGATTCTGGACGAGGTATTCGCATTCCGCGGGGGAAGGTCTCGCCTCTCTCCCGGTCGAGGGGTATACTCTTCCCTCAGCAGCCTTCGAAACATTTGTCCGGGAACGAACCGCTACTGTCGACCGCGAATCTCTCCTTGGCAAATACCCCGTCCGTAATCCTTATAAACCCGGTCCGACCCCATTTGTCCGGGAACAATCCATCGGATACGCCATCGCTTCGAAGGCGGCTGACGCTCCTCTTTCCACCCCACAAGTGCAGGCACTTGCGGGGACCCCGGCGTCAGGCAGCCCGGCAGTACAGTATGTTAATTCGGTAGGTATGTATCTGGCAGAAGGCACCGAACGGAGCGATATACCGTTCAAGTTTTTGATTTTGAACACCGACCGGGTGAATGCCGTTTCCTGTCCCGGCGGATATATTCTCCTCACCAAGGGACTACTCAAACTTGTGGGAGATGAATCGGAATTGGCAGCGCTGCTGGCGCATGAAATGGCGCATGTGATCGCCGGTCACGGCATGCTCGAGCTCCAGGAAAACAAGCTGCAGATCAAAGCCGGAGATGCTTTTGCTACCCTTGACCGTGAAACGAAAAGCGATTCCACCGATTATGGAGAGCTTGCCGGAATCATCGACCGCGCCGTCTCCATGGCCAACAGCCCCAGGCTCGATAAATTAGAGTTCGAAGCAGACCGTAAGGCACTGTCGTACCTGGCGCGCTCAGGCTATGACCTGAAAGGTCACCTCCGTCTTCTCACCTCATTGAAAACCAAGTTCGATGACAATATAGACATATTCGATCTGAGTTACCGTAACCACCCTGATTTTCCGAGGAGATTTTCTCTCTCCGAAAATGAGATCAAGGGGTATAGATCGTATACCGGCCGGACTTTTGCAGAGAGCTTCAAGGCAAATATGGTGTTTTAGAAATTGTCTGAACCTTGACATGATTAATGGATTAACTTGATTAGATGCCGAAACGAGTTCGGCATGACACGTGTCACCCTGAACTTGTTGCCGCTTCGCGGGAACGATAAAACCGTTTCAGGGTCTTCATGGTAATCCTTGAATCCCATAAATCACGGTTCAGACATAGGGGAGGTGCGTCACAAACCCATGAAGAAAGTATCGGTAAAGAACCGGAAAATCATTCTGGATATCGCGCTTGTTCTCACCATTTTCATTCTGGCCGCTATTCTCCTTCTCAATGACTCCCTGTTCGAGTTCAACGGCAAGCTGTTCAATTTCCTGGTGCAGAAAAGGCGGTCTGTAGAACACACGTGCAAAAATGTAGTCATCGTATGCGTCGATCAGCAGAGCCTGGACGAATACTACCGCAAAGAGCGTCAGAGCTGGCCCTGGCCCCGTGATTTTCATGCCCAGTTGGTACGGTATTTGACCGAATGCGGCGCGAAAGCTATTGTATTCGACGTGATTTTTTCCGAGCAGGATATTGACCGGGTGAATGCCGATGCCAAACCCGACAAAGTGTTCGGTGAAGCCATCGCGGAATCGGGCAGAACTTTCCTGGTCTGTCAAGTCTATGCCGTTACCGATTCCCTGACCTTTCAATCCGCCTCATTCGATGAGAAGGCATTTCTTTCAGACGACGGCATTTTCCGGGGACTCCGGATCAGAGATCACCGTTTCGCCGCGTTTCCCCTTCCGGTTCTCGCCGAAGGAACGGTCGGCATCGGTCTTTCAAACATCGAGTCCGACAGAGACGACATTATCCGTAACTATCCGCTCGCACTGAAACTCAACGGCCGGTACATCCCTTCCCTTGGTTTTGCGGTTTCACGGAACATTCTGGGGGATAAGGAAATAAACAAGAGGCTCGGTCAGGCTTCCAGCATCATCAAAAGAGTTGACTCGCGTGGCAATCTCCTCCTTAACTGGTACGGCAAAGGCGGTGTCGACGGTGTTTTTACCTATTATTCCTACCGGGCGGTGCTGCAGGCCTCCATCCGAGAGGAGAGGACAGGGAAACCCGACACCCTGAGTTCTCATTTCAGGGACAAGATTGTCCTGGTCGGTTCGAATGCACCCGGCCTTTTGGATTTGAAGGCCACTCCATTTACCTCCTTTGCCCCCTATCCCGGTGTGGAAATCCATGCAACCGCCATCGAAAATTTCCTTGCCGACGATTTCATCTCCACTGTTCCCCCCTGGATACGCATCCTTGCCATGGCGGCGGCTTCCATTCTGTTGTTTTACGGATTTAAAATCTTTCGAAATCTTCGGCTTTTGGTTGCATTGTTCCTCGGTTTCATGATAGTGGAAGTGTTTTCTTCCTATTTTCTCATCCTCAACAATATCTGGCTCCCGGGGGTGGATATATATCTGGTTAGCTCTTTGGTGTTCGTGGGGCTGGTCATCTCCGGGTATGTGAATGAAACGAAAGAAAAACGTATTCTCCGCGGACATTTCGAACGG
This portion of the Candidatus Latescibacter sp. genome encodes:
- a CDS encoding type ISP restriction/modification enzyme, with the protein product MLKDYLRSVFEIMNREDAREESYYSTLENLLSNYAESTGRRNIHITTLPKSTEAGNPDFRIWDGKQKIVGYIEAKAPSVERLDIIEDSEQLVRYRTTFPNLILTNFHEFRFYRDGKLVDSIFISRPYQVKHLREVLIVENEQPFLNLLDKFFSFSLPKVQNAKSLALELAKRTRFLKDEVIAQELRENGEKGFIHGFYEAFKHFLITDLTPDDFADLYSQTITYGLFAARTRSENGFNRKLAYDNIPQTIGILREVFEFVSRGKLPRQMEWIIDDISEVLAVTDVHNILHQYYHEGKGKDPIIHFYETFLAEYDPQTRERRGVYYTPEPVVSYIVRSLHTILKTEFGKPDGLASEGVTLLDPAAGTMTFIARAAQEAVHEFESKYGAGARGEFIRRHILRNFYAFELMMAPYAVGHLKMSFFLEELGHRLADDERVPFYLTNTLDMEELEQTRIPGIASLAEESHLAGKIKKQTPILVILGNPPYSGHSVNRGAWILGKIDDYKQVDGKPLGEKNPKWLQDDYVKFLRFAQWKIEQAGRGVVGMITNHSYLDNPTFRGMRQSLMRTFDDIYILDLHGNSLKKETCPDGGKDENVFDIRQGAAIAFFIKRGGKKKNGDVTMSHTELWGTQESKYTWLTKHDITATSWQDLQPRSPFYLFVPRDETLTASYNTFIHVTELFPVNSVGIVTARDNLTIHWSPEEMWRTVTVFSRMEPEYARQGYKLGKDSSDWKVELAQKDLLESGPTREKVVPVLYRPFDIRYTYYTGRSSGFICRPRPEVMRHMLAGENVALIAVRQVAEGIFNHALVSDGIVESRITLSNKGIGFIFPLYLYPNNDHHDLFAHHEISARRPNLNPKVVAALATAYGREPTPEEIFYYVYAVLYAPAYREKYTKFLRMDFPRIPFTADRVIFREMAVLGEKLTALHLLKSPDLDPPAARFDGEGDCRVSKSKSQGFRYIAESERVYINQTQYFAPVPPAVWEYQVGGYQVCEKCLKDRRGRKLD
- a CDS encoding MBL fold metallo-hydrolase, with amino-acid sequence MLKLSILITLCMVGYVSQSSAQKKLQEDVLKTSLGDLRITFIGHASLMFTFNGMVIHVDPVSAQADYSLLPKADLVLITHEHGDHLDSKALDIIRTDKTKIILTNASSGRVRGGMAMKNGDSMTVDNLPIEVVPAYNIVNKRPDGNPFHPKGVGNGYIITFGDKRVYIAGDSENTPEMKALKNIDAAFLPMNLPYTMTPEMVADAAKAFQPKILYPYHYGETDPSRLVQLLKDSPNIDVRIRSMK
- a CDS encoding M48 family metallopeptidase, with amino-acid sequence MKKEQRYSWHVWARLMVIAVIALFMIAQVKTVKVSREAQGRSGPGSFYELKVLIPSGKRLPVIEVKKSWYKVRFGDQEVWVSENCLLNDKSSSAGTFENMALDDAAVKASPAAISAAIKGFWTRYSHSAGEGLASLPVEGYTLPSAAFETFVRERTATVDRESLLGKYPVRNPYKPGPTPFVREQSIGYAIASKAADAPLSTPQVQALAGTPASGSPAVQYVNSVGMYLAEGTERSDIPFKFLILNTDRVNAVSCPGGYILLTKGLLKLVGDESELAALLAHEMAHVIAGHGMLELQENKLQIKAGDAFATLDRETKSDSTDYGELAGIIDRAVSMANSPRLDKLEFEADRKALSYLARSGYDLKGHLRLLTSLKTKFDDNIDIFDLSYRNHPDFPRRFSLSENEIKGYRSYTGRTFAESFKANMVF
- a CDS encoding PEGA domain-containing protein, whose product is MKRSLLLSVLAFVFLFSSVIVSQGAGKGALTVTTYPVPGNVKVDGKDIGKAPVTIVLDEGGHEISFLDYSSQYTTPPVQKIIIKADDKIRITGMYTNRFVPREPPKSFFPADSLFVYGMKDRPRKDGTIYDYIDGGAIVYLRHGFRETTHAAYRRPGGSTLTLDIYDMGTPAGARAGFDDEEICPSGFGQSEIGAPCKTYHYEPDYFLYFHKSSYLVYVSTNNDSLKTSVETFAAIVSRNIK
- a CDS encoding adenylate/guanylate cyclase domain-containing protein — protein: MKKVSVKNRKIILDIALVLTIFILAAILLLNDSLFEFNGKLFNFLVQKRRSVEHTCKNVVIVCVDQQSLDEYYRKERQSWPWPRDFHAQLVRYLTECGAKAIVFDVIFSEQDIDRVNADAKPDKVFGEAIAESGRTFLVCQVYAVTDSLTFQSASFDEKAFLSDDGIFRGLRIRDHRFAAFPLPVLAEGTVGIGLSNIESDRDDIIRNYPLALKLNGRYIPSLGFAVSRNILGDKEINKRLGQASSIIKRVDSRGNLLLNWYGKGGVDGVFTYYSYRAVLQASIREERTGKPDTLSSHFRDKIVLVGSNAPGLLDLKATPFTSFAPYPGVEIHATAIENFLADDFISTVPPWIRILAMAAASILLFYGFKIFRNLRLLVALFLGFMIVEVFSSYFLILNNIWLPGVDIYLVSSLVFVGLVISGYVNETKEKRILRGHFERYVNDSVLSDILANPDAIDLKGRTIIATVMASDIADFTNISEKLHAYELVARLNDYFSEVSEALITNGAFINKYIGDAILSIYGAFGEEPEHRRKACRAALAAHEVINRKIEQARTEGRDPFLTRIGINTGEMTLGNIGSARKIEYTVIGDSVNSAFRLEGINKFYNTRILVSEFTKEGVEDEFEFRLIDSLLYKGKDMPVSIYELLGVKGNVNPEILRLRDEFEQALDFYRKREFQEAGSIFARLHEEGDGASGVMRMRCDHFLSEPPPPEWDGVWKMLRK